One Lemur catta isolate mLemCat1 chromosome 15, mLemCat1.pri, whole genome shotgun sequence genomic window carries:
- the MPP2 gene encoding MAGUK p55 subfamily member 2 isoform X2: protein MPVAATNSESAMQQVLDNLGSLPNATGAAELDLIFLRGIMESPIVRSLAKAHERLEETKLEAVRDNNLELVQEILRDLAQLAEQSSTAAELARILQEPHFQSLLETHDSVASKTYETPPPSPGLDPTFSNQPVPPDAVRMVGIRKTAGEHLGVTFRVEGGELVIARILHGGMVAQQGLLHVGDIIKEVNGQPVGSDPRALQELLRSASGSVILKILPSYQEPHLPRQVFVKCHFDYDPVRDSLIPCKEAGLRFNAGDLLQIVNQDDANWWQACHVEGGSAGLIPSQLLEEKRKAFVKRDLELTPTSGTLCGSLSGKKKKRMMYLTTKNAEFDRHELLIYEEVARMPPFRRKTLVLIGAQGVGRRSLKNKLIMWDPDRYGTTVPYTSRRPKDSEREGQGYSFVSRGEMEADIRAGRYLEHGEYEGNLYGTRIDSIRGVVAAGKVCVLDVNPQAVKVLRTAEFVPYVVFIEAPDFETLRAMNRAALESGVSTKQLTEADLRRTVEESSRIQRGYGHYFDLSLVNSNLERTFRELQAAMEKLRTEPQWVPVSWVY, encoded by the exons ccatGCAGCAAGTCCTGGACAACCTGGGATCCCTCCCTAATGCCACGGGGGCTGCGGAGCTGGACCTGATCTTCCTTCGAGGCATTATGGAAAGTCCCATAGTAAGATCCCTGGCCAAG GCCCACGAAAGGCTGGAGGAGACGAAGCTGGAAGCTGTCCGAGACAACAACCTGGAGCTGGTGCAGGAGATCCTGCGGGACCTGGCGCAGCTGGCGGAGCAGAGCAGCACAGCCGCGGAGCTGGCCCGCATCCTCCAGGAGCCCCACTTCCAG tcccttctggaGACGCACGACTCTGTGGCCTCAAAGACCTATGAGACaccacctcccagccctggcctggacCCCACATTCAGCAACCAGCCGGTACCTCCTGATGCGGTGCGCATGGTGGGCATCCGCAAGACAGCTGGAGAGCATCTG GGTGTGACGTTCCGCGTGGAGGGCGGTGAGTTGGTGATCGCGCGAATTCTGCAcgggggcatggtggctcagcaAGGCCTGCTGCACGTGGGTGACATCATCAAGGAGGTGAACGGGCAGCCGGTGGGCAGCGACCCCCGCGCGCTGCAGGAGCTCCTGCGCAGCGCCAGCGGCAGCGTCATCCTCAAGATCCTGCCCAGCTACCAGGAGCCCCATCTGCCCCGCCAG GTATTTGTGAAATGCCACTTTGACTATGACCCGGTCCGAGACAGCCTCATCCCCTGCAAGGAAGCAGGCCTGCGCTTCAACGCTGGGGACTTGCTCCAGATTGTAAACCAGGACGACGCCAACTGGTGGCAG GCATGCCACGTAGAAGGGGGCAGTGCCGGGCTCATCCCCAGCCAGCTGCTGGAGGAGAAGCGGAAAGCATTTGTCAAGCGGGACCTGGAGCTGACACCGACCTCAG GGACCCTATGCGGCAGcctttcaggaaagaaaaagaagagaatgatgTATTTGACCACCAAGAATGCAG AGTTTGACCGCCATGAGCTGCTCATTTACGAGGAGGTGGCCCGCATGCCCCCGTTCCGCCGGAAAACCCTGGTGCTGATTGGCGCTCAGGGTGTGGGCCGGCGCAGCCTGAAGAACAAGCTCATCATGTGGGATCCAGATCGCTACGGCACCACGGTGCCCT ACACATCCCGGCGACCCAAGGACTCAGAGCGGGAGGGCCAGGGTTACAGCTTTGTGTCCCGGGGGGAGATGGAGGCTGACATCCGTGCTGGGCGCTACCTGGAACATGGTGAATACGAGGGCAACCTGTATGGCACACGCATCGACTCCATCCGGGGTGTGGTCGCCGCCGGCAAGGTGTGCGTGCTGGATGTCAACCCCCAG GCAGTGAAGGTGCTGAGAACAGCCGAGTTTGTCCCTTACGTGGTGTTCATCGAGGCCCCAGACTTTGAGACTCTGCGGGCCATGAACCGGGCCGCCCTAGAGAGTGGAGTGTCCACCAAGCAGCTGACG GAGGCGGACCTGAGGCGCACGGTGGAGGAGAGCAGCCGCATCCAGAGGGGCTACGGGCACTACTTTGACCTCAGCCTGGTCAACAGCAACCTGGAGAGGACCTTCCGCGAGCTCCAGGCGGCCATGGAGAAGCTGCGGACAGAGCCCCAGTGGGTGCCTGTCAGCTGGGTGTACTGA
- the MPP2 gene encoding MAGUK p55 subfamily member 2 isoform X3, giving the protein MQQVLDNLGSLPNATGAAELDLIFLRGIMESPIVRSLAKAHERLEETKLEAVRDNNLELVQEILRDLAQLAEQSSTAAELARILQEPHFQSLLETHDSVASKTYETPPPSPGLDPTFSNQPVPPDAVRMVGIRKTAGEHLGVTFRVEGGELVIARILHGGMVAQQGLLHVGDIIKEVNGQPVGSDPRALQELLRSASGSVILKILPSYQEPHLPRQVFVKCHFDYDPVRDSLIPCKEAGLRFNAGDLLQIVNQDDANWWQVFVSCPFQACHVEGGSAGLIPSQLLEEKRKAFVKRDLELTPTSGTLCGSLSGKKKKRMMYLTTKNAEFDRHELLIYEEVARMPPFRRKTLVLIGAQGVGRRSLKNKLIMWDPDRYGTTVPYTSRRPKDSEREGQGYSFVSRGEMEADIRAGRYLEHGEYEGNLYGTRIDSIRGVVAAGKVCVLDVNPQAVKVLRTAEFVPYVVFIEAPDFETLRAMNRAALESGVSTKQLTEADLRRTVEESSRIQRGYGHYFDLSLVNSNLERTFRELQAAMEKLRTEPQWVPVSWVY; this is encoded by the exons atGCAGCAAGTCCTGGACAACCTGGGATCCCTCCCTAATGCCACGGGGGCTGCGGAGCTGGACCTGATCTTCCTTCGAGGCATTATGGAAAGTCCCATAGTAAGATCCCTGGCCAAG GCCCACGAAAGGCTGGAGGAGACGAAGCTGGAAGCTGTCCGAGACAACAACCTGGAGCTGGTGCAGGAGATCCTGCGGGACCTGGCGCAGCTGGCGGAGCAGAGCAGCACAGCCGCGGAGCTGGCCCGCATCCTCCAGGAGCCCCACTTCCAG tcccttctggaGACGCACGACTCTGTGGCCTCAAAGACCTATGAGACaccacctcccagccctggcctggacCCCACATTCAGCAACCAGCCGGTACCTCCTGATGCGGTGCGCATGGTGGGCATCCGCAAGACAGCTGGAGAGCATCTG GGTGTGACGTTCCGCGTGGAGGGCGGTGAGTTGGTGATCGCGCGAATTCTGCAcgggggcatggtggctcagcaAGGCCTGCTGCACGTGGGTGACATCATCAAGGAGGTGAACGGGCAGCCGGTGGGCAGCGACCCCCGCGCGCTGCAGGAGCTCCTGCGCAGCGCCAGCGGCAGCGTCATCCTCAAGATCCTGCCCAGCTACCAGGAGCCCCATCTGCCCCGCCAG GTATTTGTGAAATGCCACTTTGACTATGACCCGGTCCGAGACAGCCTCATCCCCTGCAAGGAAGCAGGCCTGCGCTTCAACGCTGGGGACTTGCTCCAGATTGTAAACCAGGACGACGCCAACTGGTGGCAG GTCTTCGTCTCGTGCCCATTTCAGGCATGCCACGTAGAAGGGGGCAGTGCCGGGCTCATCCCCAGCCAGCTGCTGGAGGAGAAGCGGAAAGCATTTGTCAAGCGGGACCTGGAGCTGACACCGACCTCAG GGACCCTATGCGGCAGcctttcaggaaagaaaaagaagagaatgatgTATTTGACCACCAAGAATGCAG AGTTTGACCGCCATGAGCTGCTCATTTACGAGGAGGTGGCCCGCATGCCCCCGTTCCGCCGGAAAACCCTGGTGCTGATTGGCGCTCAGGGTGTGGGCCGGCGCAGCCTGAAGAACAAGCTCATCATGTGGGATCCAGATCGCTACGGCACCACGGTGCCCT ACACATCCCGGCGACCCAAGGACTCAGAGCGGGAGGGCCAGGGTTACAGCTTTGTGTCCCGGGGGGAGATGGAGGCTGACATCCGTGCTGGGCGCTACCTGGAACATGGTGAATACGAGGGCAACCTGTATGGCACACGCATCGACTCCATCCGGGGTGTGGTCGCCGCCGGCAAGGTGTGCGTGCTGGATGTCAACCCCCAG GCAGTGAAGGTGCTGAGAACAGCCGAGTTTGTCCCTTACGTGGTGTTCATCGAGGCCCCAGACTTTGAGACTCTGCGGGCCATGAACCGGGCCGCCCTAGAGAGTGGAGTGTCCACCAAGCAGCTGACG GAGGCGGACCTGAGGCGCACGGTGGAGGAGAGCAGCCGCATCCAGAGGGGCTACGGGCACTACTTTGACCTCAGCCTGGTCAACAGCAACCTGGAGAGGACCTTCCGCGAGCTCCAGGCGGCCATGGAGAAGCTGCGGACAGAGCCCCAGTGGGTGCCTGTCAGCTGGGTGTACTGA
- the MPP2 gene encoding MAGUK p55 subfamily member 2 isoform X1 — MPVAATNSESAMQQVLDNLGSLPNATGAAELDLIFLRGIMESPIVRSLAKAHERLEETKLEAVRDNNLELVQEILRDLAQLAEQSSTAAELARILQEPHFQSLLETHDSVASKTYETPPPSPGLDPTFSNQPVPPDAVRMVGIRKTAGEHLGVTFRVEGGELVIARILHGGMVAQQGLLHVGDIIKEVNGQPVGSDPRALQELLRSASGSVILKILPSYQEPHLPRQVFVKCHFDYDPVRDSLIPCKEAGLRFNAGDLLQIVNQDDANWWQVFVSCPFQACHVEGGSAGLIPSQLLEEKRKAFVKRDLELTPTSGTLCGSLSGKKKKRMMYLTTKNAEFDRHELLIYEEVARMPPFRRKTLVLIGAQGVGRRSLKNKLIMWDPDRYGTTVPYTSRRPKDSEREGQGYSFVSRGEMEADIRAGRYLEHGEYEGNLYGTRIDSIRGVVAAGKVCVLDVNPQAVKVLRTAEFVPYVVFIEAPDFETLRAMNRAALESGVSTKQLTEADLRRTVEESSRIQRGYGHYFDLSLVNSNLERTFRELQAAMEKLRTEPQWVPVSWVY; from the exons ccatGCAGCAAGTCCTGGACAACCTGGGATCCCTCCCTAATGCCACGGGGGCTGCGGAGCTGGACCTGATCTTCCTTCGAGGCATTATGGAAAGTCCCATAGTAAGATCCCTGGCCAAG GCCCACGAAAGGCTGGAGGAGACGAAGCTGGAAGCTGTCCGAGACAACAACCTGGAGCTGGTGCAGGAGATCCTGCGGGACCTGGCGCAGCTGGCGGAGCAGAGCAGCACAGCCGCGGAGCTGGCCCGCATCCTCCAGGAGCCCCACTTCCAG tcccttctggaGACGCACGACTCTGTGGCCTCAAAGACCTATGAGACaccacctcccagccctggcctggacCCCACATTCAGCAACCAGCCGGTACCTCCTGATGCGGTGCGCATGGTGGGCATCCGCAAGACAGCTGGAGAGCATCTG GGTGTGACGTTCCGCGTGGAGGGCGGTGAGTTGGTGATCGCGCGAATTCTGCAcgggggcatggtggctcagcaAGGCCTGCTGCACGTGGGTGACATCATCAAGGAGGTGAACGGGCAGCCGGTGGGCAGCGACCCCCGCGCGCTGCAGGAGCTCCTGCGCAGCGCCAGCGGCAGCGTCATCCTCAAGATCCTGCCCAGCTACCAGGAGCCCCATCTGCCCCGCCAG GTATTTGTGAAATGCCACTTTGACTATGACCCGGTCCGAGACAGCCTCATCCCCTGCAAGGAAGCAGGCCTGCGCTTCAACGCTGGGGACTTGCTCCAGATTGTAAACCAGGACGACGCCAACTGGTGGCAG GTCTTCGTCTCGTGCCCATTTCAGGCATGCCACGTAGAAGGGGGCAGTGCCGGGCTCATCCCCAGCCAGCTGCTGGAGGAGAAGCGGAAAGCATTTGTCAAGCGGGACCTGGAGCTGACACCGACCTCAG GGACCCTATGCGGCAGcctttcaggaaagaaaaagaagagaatgatgTATTTGACCACCAAGAATGCAG AGTTTGACCGCCATGAGCTGCTCATTTACGAGGAGGTGGCCCGCATGCCCCCGTTCCGCCGGAAAACCCTGGTGCTGATTGGCGCTCAGGGTGTGGGCCGGCGCAGCCTGAAGAACAAGCTCATCATGTGGGATCCAGATCGCTACGGCACCACGGTGCCCT ACACATCCCGGCGACCCAAGGACTCAGAGCGGGAGGGCCAGGGTTACAGCTTTGTGTCCCGGGGGGAGATGGAGGCTGACATCCGTGCTGGGCGCTACCTGGAACATGGTGAATACGAGGGCAACCTGTATGGCACACGCATCGACTCCATCCGGGGTGTGGTCGCCGCCGGCAAGGTGTGCGTGCTGGATGTCAACCCCCAG GCAGTGAAGGTGCTGAGAACAGCCGAGTTTGTCCCTTACGTGGTGTTCATCGAGGCCCCAGACTTTGAGACTCTGCGGGCCATGAACCGGGCCGCCCTAGAGAGTGGAGTGTCCACCAAGCAGCTGACG GAGGCGGACCTGAGGCGCACGGTGGAGGAGAGCAGCCGCATCCAGAGGGGCTACGGGCACTACTTTGACCTCAGCCTGGTCAACAGCAACCTGGAGAGGACCTTCCGCGAGCTCCAGGCGGCCATGGAGAAGCTGCGGACAGAGCCCCAGTGGGTGCCTGTCAGCTGGGTGTACTGA